Proteins encoded in a region of the Flammeovirga yaeyamensis genome:
- a CDS encoding alkaline phosphatase D family protein, with protein MKIKLSFKLIITTILILLQYSVSAGDKDKVYFTNGFKIGEVTQNSVVILTRLCKAEFPVPIQHKQKEAPFCSPIDFDNDMEVSKMDGHVAGTFGRVRITLISEKDTLKGDWTHVSSYEDYTFKQQIGGLLPNTKYDVLIEGRKNFKSPKTSIKGSFTTSPMDHQIVPVTFTSTSCQYFWDYDHPERGFNTYDAMAKLNPQFHCQTGDFVYYDKPGPMSYNIELARHKWGAINGWPSIRDFYANVPLYLEKDDHDMLKDDATPKIKPLGEFTFYDGLKVWRENAPLYGTPYRTFRWGQDLQIWLIEGREFRSENKSPDSPEKTILGKEQIAWLKETVKNSDATFKVLLSPTPIVGPDRVKGKTDNHANASFKTEGEWLRKFLGENTIYVVNGDRHWQYVSEDQETGLLEFSQGATSDNHAQGWKQEDVRPEHKFLRVKGGFVAVNVFRENNIPTIEFVHFDCKGNEVNKEVIKYKSL; from the coding sequence ATGAAAATTAAATTAAGCTTTAAACTAATTATAACCACAATTCTTATTCTCCTGCAATATTCGGTTTCTGCAGGAGACAAGGATAAAGTTTACTTTACAAATGGATTTAAAATTGGTGAAGTAACACAAAACTCTGTAGTAATTCTAACAAGACTTTGTAAGGCTGAATTTCCAGTACCTATTCAGCATAAACAAAAAGAAGCACCTTTTTGCAGCCCAATAGATTTTGATAATGATATGGAAGTTTCAAAAATGGACGGTCATGTGGCAGGGACTTTTGGTCGAGTTAGAATAACATTAATATCAGAAAAAGATACATTAAAAGGCGATTGGACTCATGTCTCCTCTTATGAAGATTATACTTTCAAACAGCAAATTGGCGGTTTGTTACCAAATACGAAGTATGATGTTCTTATCGAAGGAAGAAAGAACTTTAAAAGTCCTAAAACTTCAATTAAAGGAAGTTTTACAACTAGTCCAATGGATCATCAAATAGTTCCTGTAACTTTTACTTCCACATCTTGTCAATATTTTTGGGATTATGATCATCCTGAAAGAGGATTTAATACATATGATGCGATGGCCAAGCTAAATCCTCAATTTCATTGTCAAACAGGAGATTTTGTGTATTACGATAAACCTGGTCCAATGTCATATAACATTGAACTAGCAAGACATAAATGGGGAGCAATCAATGGTTGGCCATCAATTAGAGACTTTTATGCAAATGTTCCATTGTATCTTGAAAAAGATGATCACGACATGCTAAAAGACGATGCTACACCTAAAATTAAACCTCTTGGAGAATTCACATTCTATGACGGTCTAAAAGTTTGGAGAGAAAATGCACCACTTTATGGTACACCGTATAGAACATTTAGGTGGGGGCAAGACCTTCAAATTTGGCTTATTGAAGGCCGAGAGTTTAGAAGTGAAAATAAGTCACCTGATTCGCCAGAAAAAACAATTCTAGGAAAAGAACAGATCGCTTGGTTAAAAGAAACAGTTAAAAATTCTGATGCTACTTTTAAGGTATTGCTTTCTCCTACTCCAATTGTAGGCCCAGATAGAGTGAAGGGTAAAACGGATAACCATGCGAATGCTTCGTTTAAAACAGAAGGTGAATGGTTAAGAAAGTTTTTGGGAGAAAATACAATCTATGTTGTAAACGGTGATAGACATTGGCAATATGTATCAGAAGATCAAGAAACAGGTCTGCTCGAATTTAGCCAAGGAGCCACATCAGATAATCATGCTCAAGGTTGGAAACAAGAAGATGTACGCCCAGAACATAAATTTCTAAGAGTAAAAGGTGGCTTTGTAGCAGTAAATGTATTCAGAGAAAATAATATTCCTACTATTGAGTTTGTTCACTTTGACTGTAAAGGGAATGAAGTCAATAAGGAGGTAATAAAATATAAATCGCTTTAG
- a CDS encoding sulfatase family protein gives MNKFWILIIAVVGLNYQLYAQKDAKSTKKKPNVIMIMADDLGWGDVGFNGNDVIKTPHLDKMASNGVTMPKFYAASPLCSPSRASCLTGRDPFRTGILAAHTAALRPAEKTVAEILKGDGYKTGFFGKWHLGWIEPDKVESRGYYSPPSFHGFEHYFATKSAVPTWDPTKTPERWKGFGAKKDGSWGGSRYFENGEMVTENLDGDDSRIIMDRAIPFIEEAAKNDEPFLATIWFHAPHEPVVAGPEYLKMYKNVDNIDKRHLYGCITAMDEQIGRLKKFLKKKGLDENTIILFTSDNGACGSQMKKGAASAGPYRGHKHQMWEGGLRVPFIAEWPSHFAKGTVVNEFRGSTNDLLPTILALTGTKMPKKPQVDGVSLVPVFEGEDMPRDKYIASGFRRLYKGIDLYALIGERFKICIPDKKEQTMVMYDLKNDPYETTDVSEKFPKEFEEMKEELEKVKNSWLMSRDGADYTY, from the coding sequence ATGAATAAATTCTGGATACTAATTATCGCTGTAGTTGGTTTAAATTATCAATTATACGCTCAAAAGGATGCAAAATCGACTAAGAAGAAGCCAAATGTTATTATGATAATGGCGGATGATTTAGGATGGGGAGATGTTGGTTTCAATGGTAATGATGTTATCAAAACACCACATTTGGATAAAATGGCTTCAAATGGTGTTACTATGCCTAAATTTTATGCAGCATCACCTTTATGTTCACCTTCAAGAGCAAGTTGTTTAACAGGAAGAGATCCATTTAGAACAGGTATTTTAGCAGCACATACCGCTGCGTTACGTCCCGCAGAAAAAACGGTTGCAGAGATTTTAAAAGGAGATGGCTATAAGACTGGTTTCTTTGGAAAATGGCATTTAGGTTGGATTGAACCCGATAAGGTAGAATCAAGAGGATATTATTCACCACCTTCATTCCATGGCTTCGAACACTATTTTGCTACAAAAAGTGCAGTTCCAACATGGGATCCAACTAAAACTCCTGAAAGATGGAAAGGATTTGGTGCTAAAAAAGATGGATCTTGGGGAGGATCAAGATATTTTGAAAATGGAGAAATGGTTACTGAAAACCTTGACGGTGATGATAGCAGAATTATTATGGATAGAGCGATTCCATTTATTGAAGAAGCAGCTAAAAATGACGAACCTTTCTTAGCTACAATTTGGTTCCATGCACCTCATGAGCCAGTTGTTGCTGGACCTGAATACTTGAAAATGTACAAGAATGTTGACAATATTGATAAAAGACATTTGTACGGATGTATTACTGCAATGGATGAGCAAATTGGCCGTTTAAAAAAGTTCCTTAAGAAAAAAGGTTTAGATGAAAATACAATCATCCTTTTCACTAGTGATAATGGTGCATGTGGTAGTCAGATGAAAAAAGGAGCAGCATCTGCTGGACCTTATAGAGGTCATAAACATCAAATGTGGGAAGGTGGGCTAAGAGTTCCATTTATTGCTGAATGGCCTTCACATTTTGCAAAAGGTACAGTGGTAAATGAATTTAGAGGTTCTACCAATGATTTGTTACCAACAATTTTAGCGTTAACAGGAACTAAAATGCCAAAAAAACCTCAGGTCGATGGCGTTAGTTTGGTACCAGTATTTGAAGGAGAAGATATGCCTCGAGACAAATATATTGCTTCAGGTTTTAGAAGATTATATAAAGGAATTGACCTTTATGCTCTTATTGGAGAAAGATTTAAAATCTGTATCCCAGATAAGAAAGAACAAACTATGGTGATGTATGACTTAAAGAATGATCCATATGAAACTACAGATGTTTCAGAAAAATTTCCAAAAGAATTTGAAGAGATGAAAGAAGAGTTGGAAAAAGTGAAAAATTCTTGGCTTATGAGTAGAGACGGAGCTGACTATACCTACTAA
- a CDS encoding glycoside hydrolase family 2 TIM barrel-domain containing protein has translation MKKSINSNWEFFTEKEWIAHLYDHSVNGTKVNIPHTWNNIDAVDEESGYFRGIGYYKKEIFIPLNYKDKDLSLLFEGVNQVATVFINDVEVGIHKGGYTRFIFDVHQYLKFGEQNKMIIKVDNSYDENIAPLSADFTFFGGIYRDVFLEVKNKIHWKKDEYAGATVHINTPNVTKDKASVRFRGHINNTLTTNQTVTLKCKLIAPNQSVVYQSAKKQKLVKSADKEIDETFEINNPLLWNTETPNLYQLHLSIIDEKSGKELDSFISSVGFRWYSFDVKNGFVLNGEPLKLIGTNRHQCFEGLGNALPDELHVRDIKLLKEMGGNFLRVSHYPQDPVVMEMCDKLGILTSVEIPLVNAITETEEFTNNSVHMVKEMIHQNRNHPSVIMWAYMNEILLRPPFKKDKERHKKYLVKVKELTQLLENTVKELDEERYTMNAHHGSGAYHEAEICAIPDIMGWNLYSGWYGGKFSGFEKFLDKYQALYPDKVMMVTEYGADVHADLHSFNPIRFDYTVEYGNLYHEHYLPAILERNFIAGAAIWNINDFHSELRGYATPHINSKGITTTDRTPKDTYYLYQANFLKEPFLKIGDRTWTLRSGQESNGICKQPVVVYSNQEKVTLSVNGKELGEQKVTLGKATFNVPFQDGNNQIVAKSGELLIDMLDIEFRMIPESFTSSDVPLYEINVDLGSTRYYHDKTLNQIWIPEKEYTSGSWGYIGGEAFKVKTKYGSMPASDLEIYGTKNDPIYQTNRMDLEAFKFDVKDGFYTVELHFAELLAKSDKEALAYNLGNDKVEENINERVFSILINDELVEEELNLAKEFGGARAVIKKFQVKAVDGQGIIINCKSIKDKSLISAIRLYKNY, from the coding sequence GTGAAGAAATCAATAAATTCGAACTGGGAATTCTTCACAGAAAAAGAATGGATTGCCCATTTGTATGATCACTCTGTAAATGGTACAAAAGTAAATATTCCACATACTTGGAATAACATCGATGCAGTGGATGAAGAAAGTGGATATTTTAGAGGAATTGGTTACTACAAAAAAGAAATTTTTATTCCTTTAAACTATAAGGACAAGGATTTATCGTTGTTATTTGAAGGGGTGAATCAAGTAGCTACGGTTTTTATAAATGATGTTGAAGTTGGAATACACAAAGGTGGATATACTCGATTTATTTTTGATGTACATCAATATTTAAAATTTGGTGAGCAGAATAAAATGATCATTAAAGTAGACAATAGTTATGATGAAAATATTGCTCCACTATCAGCTGACTTTACATTTTTCGGAGGTATTTATAGAGATGTTTTTCTAGAAGTCAAAAATAAGATTCATTGGAAAAAGGATGAATATGCAGGTGCTACTGTTCATATTAACACACCAAATGTGACAAAAGATAAAGCCTCAGTAAGGTTTAGAGGCCATATTAATAACACTTTAACTACAAATCAAACAGTAACTTTAAAGTGTAAATTAATAGCCCCGAATCAATCAGTAGTATATCAAAGTGCCAAAAAACAAAAGTTGGTGAAATCTGCTGATAAAGAAATAGATGAGACTTTTGAGATTAATAACCCATTACTGTGGAATACTGAAACTCCAAATTTATATCAACTTCATTTATCTATTATTGATGAAAAGTCAGGTAAAGAATTAGACTCTTTTATTAGTTCTGTTGGTTTTAGGTGGTATTCTTTTGATGTAAAGAATGGGTTTGTATTAAATGGGGAACCTTTGAAATTGATAGGTACTAATCGTCATCAATGTTTTGAGGGATTAGGGAATGCGCTTCCAGATGAGTTACATGTGAGAGATATCAAGTTATTAAAAGAAATGGGAGGAAACTTCCTAAGAGTATCACATTATCCACAAGATCCTGTGGTGATGGAAATGTGTGATAAATTAGGGATTTTAACTTCAGTAGAAATACCTCTAGTAAATGCTATTACAGAAACCGAAGAGTTTACAAATAATTCAGTGCATATGGTGAAGGAAATGATTCATCAAAATAGAAATCATCCTTCAGTGATTATGTGGGCATATATGAATGAAATTCTGTTAAGACCACCTTTCAAAAAAGACAAAGAGCGTCATAAAAAGTACTTAGTTAAGGTTAAAGAGCTAACACAATTATTAGAAAACACCGTTAAGGAATTGGATGAAGAGCGTTATACAATGAATGCTCATCATGGCTCAGGAGCATATCATGAAGCGGAAATTTGTGCTATTCCTGATATTATGGGTTGGAACCTTTACTCTGGCTGGTATGGTGGTAAATTCAGTGGTTTTGAAAAATTCTTAGATAAATATCAAGCGCTCTACCCAGATAAAGTGATGATGGTAACAGAGTATGGTGCTGATGTACATGCTGATTTACATAGCTTTAATCCGATACGATTTGATTACACTGTTGAATATGGAAACCTGTATCATGAACATTATTTACCAGCGATATTGGAACGTAATTTTATAGCAGGAGCCGCGATCTGGAATATTAATGATTTCCATTCAGAGCTAAGAGGTTATGCAACACCTCATATTAATAGCAAAGGGATAACTACAACTGATAGAACACCAAAAGATACTTATTACTTATATCAAGCGAATTTCTTAAAAGAACCATTTTTAAAAATTGGGGACAGAACTTGGACTCTTCGTTCTGGTCAAGAATCAAATGGTATCTGCAAGCAACCTGTAGTGGTTTATTCAAATCAGGAGAAGGTGACTTTAAGTGTAAATGGGAAAGAGTTGGGAGAACAAAAAGTCACTCTAGGAAAAGCAACATTTAATGTGCCATTCCAAGATGGTAATAATCAGATTGTTGCAAAGTCAGGAGAATTATTAATCGATATGTTGGATATAGAGTTCAGAATGATTCCCGAGAGCTTTACATCATCTGATGTACCATTATATGAAATAAACGTAGATCTAGGATCAACAAGGTATTATCATGATAAAACATTAAATCAAATATGGATTCCAGAAAAAGAATATACATCAGGTAGTTGGGGGTATATCGGTGGAGAGGCATTTAAAGTGAAAACTAAATATGGAAGTATGCCAGCTTCTGATTTGGAAATTTATGGAACTAAGAATGATCCTATCTATCAAACAAATAGAATGGATTTAGAGGCATTTAAGTTTGATGTTAAAGATGGGTTTTATACAGTAGAATTACATTTTGCTGAACTTTTAGCTAAATCAGATAAAGAAGCATTGGCTTACAACTTAGGTAATGATAAAGTCGAAGAAAATATAAATGAGCGCGTATTTTCAATTTTAATTAATGATGAGTTAGTTGAAGAAGAACTGAATTTAGCGAAAGAATTTGGCGGGGCGAGAGCTGTAATCAAGAAATTCCAAGTAAAGGCGGTAGATGGCCAAGGAATAATAATTAACTGTAAGTCTATTAAAGACAAATCACTGATTAGTGCAATTCGATTATATAAAAATTATTAA